A genomic window from Pocillopora verrucosa isolate sample1 chromosome 7, ASM3666991v2, whole genome shotgun sequence includes:
- the LOC131778569 gene encoding uncharacterized skeletal organic matrix protein 5-like, which translates to MKIDSRKTTFRYYAPYWSDYKGYNLPGGETGFDGQESKVLTYWNTAFPKICLGMKIGQQLRFIVIHKQTDSLFSLIADGQYRATLLGRDKWKELIGSQGSLQYNCEKEGFNVVCSRSGHSKARIGIVSENKNSCGSCDSRIGFGTEGYPDASNTCGNEAVINSDNGDKHLKAMGYILVK; encoded by the exons ATGAAGATTGACAGCAGAAAG ACCACTTTTCGCTATTATGCACCTTACTGGAGTGATTATAAAGGATACAACCTTCCTGGAGGAGAGACTGGGTTCGACGGACAGGAATCAAAGGTACTCACCTACTGGAACACAGCCTTCcccaagatctgtctcggcaTGAAGATCGGACAACAgctcaggttcattgtcatCCACAAGCAAACTGACTCTCTGTTttcactgatcgctgatgggcAATACCGCGCCACCTTACTGGGTCGTGACAAGTGGAAAGAGTTGATTGGTTCGCAAGGATCATTACAGTACAACTGCGAAAAAGAAGGGTTTAATGTCGTTTGTAGTCGGAGTGGGCATTCTAAAGCCAGAATTGGTATTGTTAGCGAAAACAAGAATAGTTGTGGCTCGTGCGACTCAAGGATCGGATTTGGCACAGAAGGGTACCCTGACGCCTCAAACACGTGTGGTAACGAGGCCGTTATCAATTCAGATAATGGAGACAAACACCTAaaagccatgggatacatcttGGTAAAATAA